In Penaeus chinensis breed Huanghai No. 1 chromosome 40, ASM1920278v2, whole genome shotgun sequence, one genomic interval encodes:
- the LOC125047263 gene encoding putative gamma-glutamylcyclotransferase CG2811 isoform X2: MQVCRTMSRNLVFVYGSLKQTQPNHHWLTDKANGEAHFQGLATTEEKFPLVVASRYNIPYVLASPGTGKQIEGEVYEVDDQMLSRLDILEVHPKYYERKMVKASMQESKEAIDCWIYLLHHFKPELLELPHLSTYFSKGDFVPRDMRDIKGPEYWSDVKLPEGL, translated from the exons TACCATGTCCCGCAATTTAGTCTTTGTGTACGGTTCCCTCAAGCAAACCCAGCCTAATCATCACTGGTTGACGGACAAGGCAAACGGAGAGGCTCATTTCCAAGGACTTGCTACAACTGAAGAAAAGTTTCCTCTTGTCGTTGCATCTCGTTACAATATTCCCTATGTACTCGCTTCCCCTGGGACTGGAAAG CAAATTGAGGGCGAAGTATATGAAGTTGACGACCAAATGTTGTCCAGGCTTGATATTTTGGAAGTACATCCCAAGTATTATGAGAGAAAG ATGGTAAAAGCCAGCATGCAGGAATCCAAGGAGGCCATTGATTGTTGGATATACCTGCTGCACCACTTCAAGCCAGAATTATTAGAGCTGCCTCACCTGTCCACCTACTTCTCGAAGGGAGACTTTGTGCCGAGAGATATGCGTGATATCAAAGGTCCTGAATACTGGAGTGATGTAAAACTTCCAGAGGGTTTGTGA